A section of the Bradyrhizobium oligotrophicum S58 genome encodes:
- a CDS encoding OsmC family protein, whose translation MTAVVQKTALTGCLAPIDKGGLEQLIANGKANPKVIKTLKCKTVAEGKFRHANYIRNLAPYIVDEPPGLLGDDTAPNPSEASLAALGSCLAVGLHANAVHRGWTVNKLELELEGDLNITAVWGTGDVSEKPVGFTDVRVKVDMECEGISKDEVQALVDHVKKWSPVANTFTRPVNLEVGI comes from the coding sequence ATGACCGCTGTGGTTCAAAAGACGGCTTTGACGGGCTGCCTCGCCCCCATCGACAAAGGTGGGCTCGAACAGCTCATCGCCAACGGCAAGGCCAACCCCAAGGTCATCAAGACCCTGAAGTGCAAGACCGTGGCCGAAGGCAAGTTTCGTCACGCCAACTACATCCGCAACCTCGCACCCTACATCGTTGACGAGCCGCCGGGCCTGCTCGGCGACGACACTGCGCCGAATCCGTCGGAAGCCTCGTTGGCCGCGCTCGGCTCGTGCCTGGCCGTCGGCCTGCACGCCAACGCCGTGCATCGCGGCTGGACCGTCAACAAGCTCGAACTGGAGCTCGAAGGCGACCTCAACATCACCGCTGTCTGGGGCACAGGCGACGTGAGCGAGAAGCCGGTCGGCTTCACCGATGTGCGCGTCAAGGTAGACATGGAGTGCGAAGGCATCTCCAAGGACGAGGTTCAGGCCCTGGTCGATCACGTGAAGAAGTGGTCGCCGGTCGCCAACACCTTCACGCGCCCGGTCAATCTCGAAGTCGGGATCTGA
- a CDS encoding TetR/AcrR family transcriptional regulator, translating into MGKSAAGKRTGKKPAVARTMATVDDESARGRLLGAATHLFCKNGINATGIDAIISEAGTAKTTLYKLFGSKTALVTAVLESEGRQWREWFIAEMETGGGDAQTKLTRIFPALKSWFSEERFYGCPFINAVGEHDKDQKQFRTIAMRHKKVVLAHIEKLAREMGAVEPESFAHQLALLIDGAIVAAMVSRNPEVADTAGLAASALFEPAKQKTAKRPGKADPQLATV; encoded by the coding sequence ATGGGCAAGTCAGCTGCGGGCAAACGAACCGGCAAGAAGCCAGCGGTCGCGAGAACGATGGCCACTGTTGATGATGAATCCGCGCGCGGCCGCCTGCTCGGCGCGGCGACGCATCTGTTCTGCAAGAACGGCATCAACGCCACTGGCATTGACGCCATCATCAGCGAGGCCGGTACCGCCAAGACCACGCTCTACAAGCTGTTCGGGTCGAAGACCGCGCTCGTCACCGCCGTGCTGGAAAGCGAAGGCAGGCAGTGGCGCGAATGGTTCATCGCGGAGATGGAGACCGGCGGCGGCGATGCGCAAACCAAGCTCACGCGCATCTTCCCGGCGCTGAAGAGCTGGTTCAGCGAGGAGCGCTTCTACGGCTGCCCGTTCATCAATGCGGTGGGCGAGCACGACAAGGATCAGAAGCAGTTTCGCACCATCGCGATGCGCCACAAGAAGGTGGTGCTGGCCCATATCGAGAAGCTCGCCCGCGAGATGGGGGCCGTGGAGCCGGAGAGCTTTGCGCATCAGCTCGCGCTGTTGATCGACGGCGCGATCGTGGCGGCGATGGTGTCGCGCAATCCGGAGGTTGCCGACACGGCCGGCCTGGCGGCGAGCGCGCTGTTCGAGCCGGCGAAGCAAAAGACGGCCAAGCGTCCCGGAAAAGCTGATCCGCAGCTTGCGACGGTGTAG
- a CDS encoding DUF2336 domain-containing protein, which produces MNETRSVLRDLEDAIARGTADSRERALWHATDLLLAGRYCEDEIATFGEVIGRLADEIETEARAKLADRLARIEYSPASVIRKLAFDDEIYVAGPVLRDSERLDDATLVENASTKSQEHLLAIAERKTLSPAVTDVLASRGNRAVATAVARNHGAQFSGQGFLHMVQRAENDSILAEHLGRRLDIPRHLFQQLIAKASDDVGKRLAGERPELLGEIHSSVATIAGDLQSKFGPGSRNYFVAKRTVSIQHRLGNLHEMAIAGYAVAHKVEEVMIGLALLSGLPPDVVERALFDRDREMLLMLARALDFSWDTTMALAFLGARDQRITAGELQDLERDYAKIKVQTSRSVLEFYQSRKNPARSGTPRALAH; this is translated from the coding sequence ATGAACGAAACCAGATCGGTGTTGCGGGACCTCGAGGATGCGATTGCGCGGGGCACCGCCGACAGCCGTGAGCGCGCGCTGTGGCATGCGACGGACCTTCTGCTCGCCGGACGCTATTGCGAGGACGAGATCGCGACCTTCGGCGAGGTCATCGGCCGGCTCGCCGACGAGATCGAGACCGAGGCGCGTGCCAAGCTCGCGGATCGCCTCGCCAGGATCGAATATTCACCGGCGAGCGTCATCCGCAAGCTCGCCTTCGACGATGAGATCTACGTCGCGGGCCCGGTGCTGCGCGACTCGGAGCGGCTCGATGACGCCACGCTGGTCGAGAACGCCAGCACCAAGAGCCAGGAGCATCTGCTCGCGATCGCCGAGCGCAAGACATTGAGCCCGGCGGTCACCGACGTGCTGGCCTCGCGCGGCAACCGCGCGGTCGCCACTGCGGTGGCGCGAAATCACGGCGCGCAGTTCTCCGGCCAGGGTTTTCTGCACATGGTGCAGCGGGCCGAGAACGATTCGATCCTCGCCGAGCATCTCGGGCGGCGCCTCGACATTCCCCGGCACCTGTTCCAGCAGCTGATCGCCAAGGCCTCGGACGACGTCGGCAAACGGCTGGCCGGCGAGCGGCCGGAGCTTCTCGGCGAGATCCATAGCTCGGTCGCCACTATCGCCGGCGATCTTCAGTCCAAGTTCGGGCCCGGTTCTCGCAACTACTTCGTTGCCAAGCGCACCGTCTCGATCCAGCATCGCCTCGGCAATCTACACGAGATGGCCATCGCGGGCTATGCCGTCGCCCACAAGGTCGAAGAGGTGATGATCGGCCTGGCGCTACTGTCGGGGTTGCCGCCCGACGTCGTCGAGCGGGCGCTGTTCGATCGTGATCGCGAGATGCTGCTGATGCTGGCCAGGGCGCTCGACTTCTCCTGGGATACCACGATGGCGCTCGCCTTCCTCGGCGCGCGCGACCAGCGCATCACCGCCGGCGAACTGCAGGATCTCGAGCGCGACTATGCCAAGATCAAAGTGCAGACCTCGCGCAGCGTGCTCGAATTCTATCAGTCGCGCAAGAATCCCGCGAGGAGCGGCACACCGCGCGCCCTTGCGCATTGA
- a CDS encoding HlyD family type I secretion periplasmic adaptor subunit, whose amino-acid sequence MATPANLLRAVSFGSATPEQEFLPAALEIAETPPNPLGRLTALALCAVTLTALGWAVFGKVDIVAVASGKVISHTRTQVVQPFETASVKAVLVQPGQRVRAGDALIELDKTAVTAEADRARSDLIAGLLDEVRLAAFLDGVTTAPFDLVVGAVPLDGDRAQAQLTAQAAMRASQLAALAQERAQHVAEREALLQTAGKYEQTLPMVAQRADIRIKASEIGNASIIARLESQQLLVETRAELEITRAKINSLDATIAGLDQKIVATEADIRDKAMRDLATARERARAAGEALTKAMRRAELQTLRAPIDGTVQQMHLAAAGAVVTPAQQLLSVVPDDERIEVEAVVENRDVGFVEVGQRVELKVDAFPFTRYGLLAGAVTAVDRDAEAAPVNPNGVQGAERQADQTDRVEASERLRYMVHIALDRSTLDVDGRMAALVPGMSVKAEILTGKRRIIDFLLAPLREHVHDAMRER is encoded by the coding sequence ATGGCGACGCCTGCGAACCTTCTGCGTGCGGTCTCGTTCGGGAGCGCGACGCCAGAGCAGGAATTCCTGCCGGCGGCGCTCGAAATTGCCGAGACGCCGCCCAACCCGCTCGGACGCCTGACGGCGCTGGCGCTGTGCGCGGTGACCTTGACGGCGCTCGGTTGGGCGGTGTTCGGCAAGGTCGACATCGTCGCGGTTGCCAGCGGCAAGGTGATCTCGCACACCCGTACGCAGGTCGTGCAGCCGTTCGAGACGGCGAGCGTCAAGGCCGTCCTGGTGCAGCCGGGGCAGCGGGTGCGCGCCGGCGATGCGCTGATCGAGCTCGACAAGACGGCGGTCACCGCGGAGGCCGATCGCGCCCGCAGCGATCTGATCGCGGGCCTGCTCGACGAGGTCCGACTGGCGGCCTTTCTCGATGGCGTGACGACCGCGCCGTTCGATCTCGTGGTCGGTGCCGTCCCGCTCGACGGCGACCGGGCACAGGCCCAGCTGACCGCACAGGCCGCGATGCGTGCCAGCCAACTGGCGGCGCTGGCGCAGGAGCGCGCCCAGCATGTCGCCGAGCGCGAGGCGCTGCTGCAGACCGCAGGCAAATACGAGCAGACGCTCCCGATGGTCGCGCAGCGCGCCGATATCCGCATCAAGGCGAGCGAGATCGGCAATGCTTCGATCATCGCGCGGCTGGAAAGCCAGCAGCTCCTGGTCGAGACCCGCGCCGAGCTCGAGATCACACGCGCCAAGATCAACTCGCTCGATGCCACGATCGCCGGGCTCGACCAGAAGATCGTCGCGACCGAGGCCGACATCCGCGACAAGGCGATGCGCGATCTCGCCACCGCGCGCGAGCGCGCCCGCGCCGCCGGCGAGGCGCTGACCAAGGCGATGCGTCGTGCCGAACTGCAGACGCTGCGCGCGCCGATCGACGGTACAGTGCAGCAGATGCATCTCGCTGCCGCCGGTGCCGTGGTGACGCCGGCGCAGCAGCTGTTGTCGGTCGTTCCCGACGACGAGAGGATCGAGGTCGAGGCTGTGGTCGAGAACCGCGATGTCGGCTTCGTCGAGGTCGGCCAGCGCGTCGAGCTCAAGGTCGATGCGTTTCCTTTCACGCGCTACGGGCTGCTCGCCGGCGCGGTGACCGCGGTCGACCGCGATGCCGAGGCAGCGCCCGTCAATCCGAACGGCGTGCAGGGCGCCGAACGGCAGGCCGACCAGACCGACCGGGTCGAGGCCAGCGAGCGCCTGCGCTACATGGTGCACATCGCGCTCGACCGCAGCACGCTCGACGTCGACGGCCGCATGGCGGCGCTGGTGCCGGGCATGTCGGTCAAGGCGGAGATCCTGACCGGCAAGCGGCGGATCATCGACTTCCTGCTGGCGCCGTTGCGCGAGCACGTTCACGATGCGATGCGCGAGCGCTGA
- a CDS encoding type I secretion system permease/ATPase translates to MQACTDQGAWALALSLHLLGIVADPGRIQHEAGRSDALSTDDLLRAAARFPVKARLVKSKAARLKTTPTPTLAVLEDGGFAVIGKVTDSGVLIQAMADAGPRLLTFSEFEAIWSGQLILIAKRAELSDTARRFNFSWFVAAIGRYRRILIEVLLASFVIQLFGLATPMIFQVVIDKVLVHRGLSTLEVMVVGLALIALFEAVLSGLRTYLFTHTSNRIDVELGARLFRHLMRLPLAYFESRRVGDSVARVRELETIRQFITSSSITLVLDLAFAAVFIAVMFLYSATLAWIVCATLPVYALLSLATTPAFRRRLDEKFRRGAENQAFLVESVTGVETIKAMAVEPLMQRRWEEQLASYVGASFSASQIGNWASQAASLLNKGVGALTLFVGAGLVIANKMTVGELVAFNMLANQVSGPVLRLVQVWQDFHQVRLSVERLGDILNTPVEAHSGGAEQNQPPLEGTIEFERVTFRYGLNTQPVLRDVSLKIGSGQVVGIVGPSGSGKSTIAKLAQRLYQPEAGRVLVDGVDTAVLDPSWLRRQIGVVLQENVLFNRSVRENIALADPALPMEKIVDAAKLAGAHEFICRMPQGYDSKIGERGVSLSGGQRQRIAIARALVGDPRVLIFDEATSALDYESESIIQANMRDIVRGRTVLIIAHRLSTVRNADRILTIENGVIIEDGTHEQLVDGGGRYATLHRIQSAGR, encoded by the coding sequence ATGCAGGCGTGTACGGATCAGGGCGCATGGGCGCTGGCGCTGTCGCTGCATCTGCTCGGCATCGTTGCCGATCCCGGCCGTATCCAGCACGAGGCCGGCCGCAGCGACGCGCTATCAACCGATGATCTCCTGCGCGCAGCCGCGCGCTTCCCCGTCAAGGCAAGACTCGTCAAATCAAAAGCAGCGCGCCTGAAGACGACGCCCACGCCGACGCTCGCGGTGCTCGAGGACGGCGGCTTTGCCGTGATCGGTAAGGTGACCGACAGCGGCGTTCTGATTCAGGCGATGGCCGATGCCGGGCCGCGTCTGCTGACGTTTTCCGAGTTCGAAGCCATCTGGTCCGGCCAGCTGATCCTGATCGCCAAGCGGGCGGAACTGTCGGACACCGCGCGCCGGTTCAATTTCAGCTGGTTCGTCGCCGCCATCGGCAGGTATCGCCGCATCCTGATCGAGGTGCTGCTGGCGTCGTTCGTGATCCAGCTGTTCGGCCTGGCGACGCCGATGATCTTCCAGGTCGTGATCGACAAGGTGCTGGTGCATCGCGGCCTGTCGACGCTCGAAGTCATGGTCGTGGGCCTTGCGCTGATCGCGCTGTTCGAGGCGGTGCTGTCGGGCCTGCGCACCTATCTGTTCACGCACACCTCCAACCGCATCGACGTCGAGCTCGGCGCGCGGCTGTTCCGGCATCTGATGCGGCTGCCGCTGGCCTATTTCGAGAGTCGGCGCGTCGGCGACAGCGTGGCGCGGGTGCGCGAGCTGGAGACGATCCGGCAGTTCATCACCTCGTCCTCGATCACCCTGGTGCTCGATCTCGCCTTTGCCGCGGTCTTCATCGCGGTGATGTTCCTGTACAGCGCGACCCTGGCCTGGATCGTCTGCGCGACCTTGCCGGTCTATGCGCTGCTGTCGCTCGCCACGACACCGGCGTTCCGGCGCCGGCTCGACGAGAAATTCCGCCGCGGCGCCGAGAACCAGGCATTTCTGGTCGAGAGCGTCACCGGCGTCGAAACCATCAAGGCGATGGCGGTCGAGCCCCTGATGCAGCGGCGCTGGGAGGAGCAGCTCGCGAGCTATGTCGGCGCGTCGTTCTCGGCGTCGCAGATCGGCAATTGGGCGAGCCAGGCCGCGAGCCTGCTCAACAAGGGCGTCGGTGCGCTGACCTTGTTCGTCGGCGCCGGCCTCGTGATCGCCAACAAGATGACGGTCGGCGAGCTCGTCGCCTTCAACATGCTGGCCAACCAGGTGTCGGGTCCGGTGTTGCGGCTGGTCCAGGTCTGGCAGGATTTCCATCAGGTGCGGCTGTCCGTCGAGCGGCTCGGCGACATCCTCAACACACCGGTGGAGGCGCATAGCGGTGGCGCCGAGCAGAACCAGCCGCCGCTGGAGGGCACCATCGAGTTCGAGCGCGTGACCTTCCGCTATGGCCTCAACACCCAGCCGGTGCTGCGCGACGTCTCCCTGAAGATCGGGTCAGGGCAGGTGGTCGGCATCGTCGGCCCCTCCGGCTCCGGCAAGAGCACGATCGCGAAGCTAGCGCAGCGTCTGTACCAGCCCGAGGCGGGGCGCGTGCTGGTCGACGGCGTCGACACTGCGGTGCTCGATCCATCCTGGCTGCGGCGGCAGATCGGCGTCGTGCTGCAGGAGAACGTGCTGTTCAACCGCTCGGTGCGCGAGAACATCGCACTCGCCGATCCCGCGCTGCCGATGGAGAAGATCGTCGATGCGGCCAAGCTTGCCGGCGCGCATGAATTCATCTGCCGGATGCCGCAGGGCTATGACAGCAAGATCGGCGAGCGCGGCGTGTCGCTGTCCGGCGGCCAGCGCCAGCGCATCGCGATTGCGCGTGCGCTGGTTGGCGATCCCCGTGTCCTGATCTTCGACGAGGCCACATCGGCGCTCGACTACGAATCCGAGAGCATCATCCAGGCCAACATGCGCGACATCGTGCGCGGCCGCACCGTGCTGATCATCGCGCACCGGCTGTCGACGGTACGCAACGCCGACCGCATCCTGACGATCGAGAACGGCGTCATCATCGAGGACGGCACCCACGAGCAGCTGGTAGACGGCGGCGGCCGCTACGCGACGCTGCATCGGATCCAGTCCGCAGGCCGCTGA
- a CDS encoding C2 family cysteine protease, with translation MPIKPQGLRNPHADDASDQTGFSPNDSWLTPDLTPLWLASQQAATAAQAPAASWAAAANADSSATVAIYGNFCSVAATVTTTPGATTGVTTTTASSTVAATSTTKTAAPAWVGTLTNAAIKADMTAAITNGTVTYAGLLKVLTDIDASLASTKTKLSASQFADLRTIAANLNNGVSTSSYLASIMQALVNGNAANATWTGGAAGSVALGNLATGSTELQFAELIGKWFLGTDLPSSKVILGSTQFSVSYSNSTKPLFAAAGAGINDINQGYLGDCYLLSGLAEVAYKEQSVISSMFTTNGNGTYGVRFYVNGAARYVTVNTALANGGNIFNNGGSAIWASLAEKAYAELQASGVYTGNSINYGNSYTTIGNGGAPEIALEAITGASQITDFRAMGGSWGKVVYNSSFGVNAYTTGNSTSGVLATIAASLAAGDDVILSSYTNAKDSTGKTTLVANHAMSIYGYNSSNGMLQVRNPWGSASGQYWQTTFEVSLATLLAAGDTITVDNVGDAKKLAATTTTTSSGLKLTADVNDLSAAASGFVQAIASLPDGGSSSVAFTQGLGSQQHTLAMPMAA, from the coding sequence ATGCCGATCAAGCCGCAGGGCCTACGCAACCCGCACGCCGACGACGCCAGCGACCAGACCGGTTTCTCCCCGAACGACAGCTGGCTCACGCCCGATCTCACACCGCTCTGGCTGGCCAGCCAGCAAGCCGCGACCGCCGCACAGGCGCCGGCCGCGTCGTGGGCTGCCGCTGCGAACGCGGATTCATCGGCGACCGTCGCGATCTACGGCAACTTCTGCAGCGTCGCGGCGACCGTGACCACGACACCGGGCGCGACCACGGGCGTCACCACGACGACTGCCAGCTCGACCGTCGCCGCAACGTCCACGACCAAGACGGCCGCACCGGCCTGGGTCGGCACCCTCACCAATGCCGCGATCAAGGCCGACATGACGGCCGCCATCACCAACGGCACCGTCACCTATGCCGGCCTGCTCAAGGTGCTCACCGACATCGATGCGTCGCTCGCGTCCACCAAGACCAAGCTGAGCGCGAGCCAGTTCGCCGACCTCAGGACCATTGCCGCCAATCTCAACAACGGCGTCTCGACCTCGAGCTACCTTGCGTCCATCATGCAGGCGCTCGTCAACGGCAATGCCGCGAACGCGACCTGGACCGGCGGTGCTGCCGGCTCGGTGGCGCTCGGTAATCTCGCGACCGGCTCGACCGAGCTGCAATTCGCCGAGCTGATCGGCAAGTGGTTCCTCGGCACCGACCTGCCGTCGTCCAAGGTCATCCTCGGCAGCACTCAGTTCTCGGTATCCTATTCGAACTCGACCAAGCCGCTGTTCGCGGCCGCCGGCGCCGGCATCAATGACATCAACCAGGGCTACCTGGGGGACTGCTACCTGCTCTCGGGCCTCGCCGAGGTCGCCTACAAGGAGCAGTCGGTGATCTCGTCGATGTTCACCACCAACGGCAACGGCACCTACGGCGTGCGATTCTACGTCAACGGTGCGGCGCGCTACGTCACCGTCAATACCGCGCTCGCCAATGGCGGCAACATCTTCAACAATGGCGGCAGCGCGATCTGGGCGAGCCTCGCCGAGAAGGCCTATGCCGAGCTGCAGGCCAGCGGCGTCTACACCGGCAACTCGATCAACTACGGCAATTCCTACACCACGATAGGCAATGGCGGCGCGCCCGAGATCGCGCTCGAAGCGATCACCGGCGCCAGCCAGATCACCGACTTCCGCGCCATGGGCGGCTCGTGGGGCAAGGTGGTCTACAATTCGTCGTTCGGCGTGAACGCCTATACGACCGGAAACTCGACATCGGGCGTGCTGGCGACCATCGCCGCCAGCCTTGCCGCGGGCGACGACGTCATCCTGTCGTCCTACACCAATGCCAAGGATTCGACCGGCAAGACTACGCTGGTCGCCAATCACGCGATGTCGATCTACGGCTACAACAGCTCAAACGGCATGCTGCAGGTCCGCAACCCCTGGGGCTCGGCGTCCGGACAATACTGGCAGACCACCTTCGAGGTCAGCCTCGCGACGCTGCTCGCGGCCGGCGACACCATCACCGTCGACAATGTCGGCGACGCCAAGAAGCTGGCGGCGACGACGACCACGACATCGTCGGGCCTCAAGCTCACCGCCGACGTCAACGATCTCTCTGCCGCGGCCTCCGGCTTCGTCCAGGCGATCGCCTCGCTTCCTGACGGCGGCTCCTCGAGCGTCGCGTTCACGCAAGGGCTGGGCTCACAGCAGCATACGCTGGCGATGCCGATGGCGGCCTGA
- a CDS encoding TrmJ/YjtD family RNA methyltransferase — MSGTDKTKVGLEIAGPVVILVEPQLGENIGMAARAMGNFALTELRLVNPRDGWPNIAAQRAAAGADHIIDHVRLFDTLPEAIADLDLVFATTARSHDQAKPVMGPEAAAREMQGQIAAGGRAGILFGRERAGLTNEEVARANRIVTYPVNPGFASLNLAQAVLLMGYEWFKLVTSGALPFAMPERSERSSQEQMEAFFENLVRELDRVEFLRPAEKRETMLVNLRNIFFRMEPSRQDIHTLHGVVMAIAEGRKGPAKGGVLDSEQATRLRALIAEQGTVANLPDSRGSLRGLARLLRRNPTDAERALWHALSRDRRFAGQFKRQTPVGRHIPDFVSFIHRLAIELVGADESEGVVTDRAARRAWLESRDYRVTEVKAADVEADLEQELVRLQAMIAEAK, encoded by the coding sequence GTGTCGGGCACCGACAAGACCAAGGTGGGATTGGAGATCGCAGGGCCGGTGGTGATCCTGGTCGAGCCGCAGCTCGGCGAGAACATCGGCATGGCCGCGCGCGCGATGGGCAATTTCGCGCTGACCGAGCTGCGCCTGGTCAATCCGCGCGACGGCTGGCCGAACATCGCGGCCCAGCGGGCGGCGGCCGGGGCCGACCACATCATCGACCATGTCCGGCTGTTCGACACGCTGCCGGAGGCGATCGCCGACCTCGATCTGGTGTTTGCGACGACGGCCCGCTCCCACGACCAGGCCAAGCCGGTGATGGGGCCGGAGGCGGCCGCCCGGGAGATGCAGGGCCAGATCGCCGCCGGCGGCCGGGCCGGCATCCTGTTCGGCCGCGAACGGGCGGGGCTGACCAACGAGGAGGTCGCCCGCGCCAACCGCATCGTCACCTATCCGGTCAATCCGGGCTTCGCTTCGCTGAACCTCGCCCAGGCCGTGCTGCTGATGGGCTATGAATGGTTCAAGCTGGTGACATCGGGTGCGCTTCCGTTCGCGATGCCCGAGCGCTCCGAGCGCTCCTCCCAGGAGCAGATGGAGGCGTTCTTCGAGAACCTCGTGCGCGAGCTCGACCGGGTCGAATTCCTGCGGCCCGCCGAGAAGCGCGAAACCATGCTGGTCAATCTGCGCAACATCTTCTTCCGCATGGAGCCGAGCCGGCAGGACATCCACACCCTGCACGGCGTGGTCATGGCGATCGCCGAAGGGCGCAAGGGGCCGGCCAAGGGCGGCGTGCTCGACAGCGAGCAGGCGACCCGGCTGCGTGCACTGATCGCCGAGCAGGGCACGGTCGCCAACCTGCCGGATTCGCGCGGCTCGCTGCGCGGCTTGGCGCGGCTGCTCCGCCGCAACCCGACCGACGCCGAGCGGGCGCTGTGGCACGCGTTGTCGCGCGACCGCCGCTTCGCCGGCCAGTTCAAGCGCCAGACTCCGGTCGGCCGCCACATCCCCGACTTCGTCTCCTTCATCCACCGCCTCGCCATCGAGCTGGTCGGCGCCGACGAGAGCGAGGGCGTCGTCACCGACCGCGCCGCCCGCCGCGCCTGGCTCGAAAGCCGCGACTATCGCGTCACCGAGGTGAAGGCGGCGGATGTCGAGGCTGACCTGGAGCAGGAGCTGGTGCGGCTGCAGGCGATGATCGCCGAGGCGAAGTAG